CGGGGCCGTAAATGCCCCCTAGCCTGAAAACGCAAATTTTGAGGTTGTCGCTGCTGAGATTCAAGACAAGCTCTTCGGCTGCTCCCAGCAATGCATTGACCGGCGAGTGAGCGTCTACGGCTGACTCTTCCGTTACCAACGCTCCCCCTTGGTCTCCGTAGAGTCCGGCGCTGCTGATGTAGGTGATGTGAAGAGGACTTTGCCTTGGTCGTTGGCGCAGCGCGTGGGTGAGATTCCGAATTCCGCGGGCGAACACACTGCTGTATCCCTCTCCTTTCATGGTCGGTGCCACGCTGATCAAGAGCCCGTCGAGTCGCTCTGTAAAGCTCAGATCCAGGGTGGCATCGGTGATATCTAAGAGGTGAGCGCTATGTAGAAGCTCCTGCAACTCTCCAAGTCTTGCTTTGGAGCGTGTCGTGCCGACGACGTGGTGGTTGGCGTACTTGAGGCGAATGGCAGTGTCCATGCCGACGTAGCCACAGCCGATCACTCCAAATCGCATGCTCTTCGGGCACGTTAGTCAATGAATGTTTACAGCTCTTGACCTTTGGTTGGTGCAGCGGTCCCTACCGTTCAGCGGTTCCTGTGTTCGTGGATGCTGACGCTGAGCTCGCCATGATTGGCTCGATACCAGAGGAGTCTCTGTTGGATGGATCAGGATCAGCAGTCTCAACTGGAGCGATTGCGCATCGTGTTGGATGTGGCTCGGCGCAACGGCAATCAGCTGTTCATCGAGAATATTGAAAGGGAGATTTCGGCCCTCGAGCGTGGCGCTTGTTCTCCCATCGTTGAGGAGTATTTGACGGATGAAGAGCGGGGCGGATGATCACTCCATGCGTTGCCGGCAGTGCTGTTCCAAGACGGCAAGAAAATCCTCTTTCTTGGGTTGTGTCTGGAAGCGGCTGCTGCTCTTTACGCAGAAACGAATCCATGTTTTTGCGGCTTTGTAGCCAGAGGCGATGACTTCGGCATAGGCCTGCTCGAAGTTTTGCTGAAGGCTCATTTTTGAGGCAATAGCTTGGTAAAGGTCCTCCATCCCGTCTACCTGCGGATCGGCATAGACAGCTTTGATGGATTGGCGCTCAGTGCTCACAACGTCTGGCGGGAACCACTGTCATTCCAACCGGAGCCAGGGCAATCAATGCGAGCTTGAGATGTTGAATTCCGAAAGGGATTCCAACAATGGTGATAAAGCAGGCCAGCGCTGAAGAGATGTGGCCGATGGCGAGCCACCATCCCGCCACAAGGAACCAAATGATATTGCCGATCAATCCCAGTGGACCTGTTCCTAGATCGCTGCGGCCTGAATGGTCTCTGCGGTTGATCGCTTCTTGCCCAAAAGGCC
This region of Synechococcus sp. NOUM97013 genomic DNA includes:
- a CDS encoding YccF domain-containing protein, encoding MISSLLNILWVVLGGLVMAMGWWLAGLLCAITIVGLPWARSCFVIGRFSLWPFGQEAINRRDHSGRSDLGTGPLGLIGNIIWFLVAGWWLAIGHISSALACFITIVGIPFGIQHLKLALIALAPVGMTVVPARRCEH
- a CDS encoding NAD-dependent epimerase/dehydratase family protein, with translation MRFGVIGCGYVGMDTAIRLKYANHHVVGTTRSKARLGELQELLHSAHLLDITDATLDLSFTERLDGLLISVAPTMKGEGYSSVFARGIRNLTHALRQRPRQSPLHITYISSAGLYGDQGGALVTEESAVDAHSPVNALLGAAEELVLNLSSDNLKICVFRLGGIYGPGRDMVSMIRQAAGQHVPKYGNAVTAWSNIVDITRGIYFAYERQLEGIYNLVDDMQLSRRELSTMICDLDGLPPVLWSHTPSQTERNMNARVSNSKLKNEGFQLMSPSMLIPVAAP